A DNA window from Hyalangium minutum contains the following coding sequences:
- a CDS encoding ATP-binding protein, which yields ACTSRGCAACPPTGRTARAAPVSGPPRHLRSSPHPQHGLYPAYTPFALQGSRLTVWVRDEGSGFDPSQIPHPLELGNRLKASGRGLFLLRSLLMITRLITVFEV from the coding sequence GGCGTGTACCTCAAGGGGCTGCGCGGCCTGTCCACCGACCGGGCGCACTGCTCGGGCGGCACCTGTCAGCGGTCCTCCTCGGCACCTCCGCTCCAGCCCTCACCCGCAACATGGCCTCTATCCTGCCTATACGCCCTTCGCGCTTCAGGGCTCACGGCTGACAGTGTGGGTCCGGGACGAGGGCAGCGGCTTCGATCCGAGCCAGATCCCCCACCCGCTCGAGCTGGGGAACCGGCTCAAAGCCAGCGGCCGCGGCCTCTTTTTGCTGAGGTCCTTGCTCATGATCACTCGGCTCATCACGGTGTTTGAGGTGTAG